In Sodalis ligni, a single genomic region encodes these proteins:
- a CDS encoding efflux RND transporter permease subunit — MSGFNLSALAVRERAVTLFLIVAISAAGAFAFLKLGRAEDPVFTIKVMTVVTAWPGATAQEMQDQVAEPLEKRMQELKWYDRTETYTRPGLAFTTVTLKDSTPPSEVQEEFYQARKKLGDEAANLPVGVIGPTINDEYADVTFALYALKARGEPPRLLVRQAETLRQRLLGVPGVKKVNIIGERPERIYVEFSYARLATLGVSAQDIFTALNAQNSVTPAGSIDANGPQIQIRLDGAFNSLQKIRDTPIVAAGRTLKLSDVADVKRGYEDPSTYLIRNQDEPALLLGIVMRDRYNGLVLGKALEKEAADISAGMPLGLTFTKVTDQAVNIKESYNEFMLKFFVALAVVITVSLVSLGWRVGIVVAAAVPLTLAGVFIIMLATGRDFDRITLGALILALGLLVDDAIIVIETMVVRMEEGFDRIYASGQAWVSTASPRLAGALVTSIGLMPVGFAASSAGEYAGNIFWIVAFALLTSWLVAGAFTPYLGVKLLPDIKPIPGGHKAIYGTPRYKQLRSLIARAVAHNKKVVLVVGLFFLVAFFGLGAVKQQFFPVSDRPEVLLEVQLPEGSTIEATSAATAKVEEWLKRQPEARLVTSYIGQGAPRFYLAMSPELPDPSFAKIVVLTENEQARETLKYHARQAVADGLAPEARVRVTQLVFGPYSPFPVAFRVMGSDREIVRDIARQVRQVMLDNTSMRQVNTDWGERVPTVHFVLDQDRLQSFGLSSQNAAQQLQFLLNGVSVTQVREDIRTVEVVARSAGGERLDPAKLGDFTLTGSQGQRIPLEQIGHTDIRMEDPIIHRRDRMTAITVRGDIADGQQPPEVALQIIKSLQPIMAKLPAGYRIETGAALEEAGKANTALAAIFPLMLILMMIAIIFQVRSLSAMAMVLLTAPLALVGVVPTLLLFNQPFGFNTILGLIGLAGIIMRNTLILIGQIHSNQHEGLTPYDAVVEATVQRARPVILTALAAVLAFIPLTFSVFWGSLAFTLIGGTIGGTVLTLIFLPALYAAWFRIKPPIKAAV; from the coding sequence ATGAGCGGGTTTAATCTTTCCGCCCTGGCGGTACGTGAACGGGCCGTCACGCTGTTTCTTATCGTCGCGATTTCCGCCGCCGGCGCCTTCGCTTTCCTGAAGCTGGGACGGGCGGAAGATCCGGTATTTACCATCAAGGTCATGACGGTAGTCACCGCCTGGCCCGGCGCCACCGCGCAGGAAATGCAGGATCAGGTTGCCGAGCCGCTGGAAAAACGGATGCAGGAATTGAAATGGTATGACCGGACTGAAACCTATACCCGGCCCGGTCTGGCCTTTACCACCGTTACACTGAAAGACTCCACGCCTCCGTCGGAGGTCCAGGAGGAGTTCTACCAGGCGCGCAAGAAGCTCGGCGATGAGGCCGCCAATCTGCCGGTAGGTGTTATCGGTCCCACCATTAACGATGAATACGCCGATGTCACCTTTGCCCTCTATGCCCTGAAAGCACGGGGAGAACCGCCGCGATTACTGGTGCGCCAGGCGGAAACCCTGCGCCAGCGCCTGCTGGGCGTGCCGGGAGTCAAAAAAGTCAATATCATCGGCGAGCGGCCGGAACGGATATATGTCGAGTTTTCCTATGCCCGCCTGGCCACCCTAGGGGTTTCCGCCCAGGATATTTTTACCGCCCTCAACGCGCAAAACAGCGTGACGCCGGCGGGTTCCATCGACGCTAACGGACCGCAAATCCAGATTCGCCTGGACGGGGCATTCAATAGTCTGCAAAAAATCCGCGATACCCCCATCGTTGCCGCCGGCCGGACGCTGAAGCTTTCTGATGTGGCCGACGTCAAGCGCGGTTATGAAGATCCCTCCACCTATCTGATCCGAAATCAGGACGAGCCGGCGCTGTTGCTGGGTATCGTGATGCGCGATCGCTATAACGGGCTGGTGCTGGGTAAAGCGCTGGAGAAGGAAGCGGCGGACATCTCCGCCGGGATGCCGCTGGGCCTGACGTTCACCAAAGTCACCGATCAGGCGGTAAATATCAAAGAATCCTACAACGAATTCATGCTGAAATTTTTCGTTGCCCTGGCGGTGGTGATAACCGTCAGCCTGGTGAGCCTTGGGTGGCGAGTGGGAATTGTGGTGGCGGCGGCGGTGCCGCTGACCCTGGCCGGCGTGTTTATCATTATGCTGGCCACCGGCCGCGACTTCGACCGCATTACCCTCGGCGCGCTGATATTGGCGCTGGGTCTGCTGGTGGACGATGCCATCATCGTCATTGAAACCATGGTGGTGCGCATGGAGGAGGGGTTTGATCGCATCTACGCCTCCGGTCAGGCCTGGGTCAGCACGGCGTCGCCCCGCCTGGCCGGCGCGCTGGTGACCTCCATCGGCCTGATGCCGGTAGGCTTTGCCGCCTCCAGCGCCGGTGAATACGCCGGCAATATCTTCTGGATCGTGGCCTTTGCCCTGCTCACCTCCTGGCTGGTGGCGGGGGCGTTTACCCCCTATCTCGGCGTGAAGCTGCTGCCGGATATCAAGCCCATTCCGGGCGGTCATAAAGCGATATACGGTACGCCGCGCTATAAACAGCTACGTTCCCTGATCGCCCGCGCGGTAGCCCACAATAAGAAAGTAGTGCTGGTGGTGGGTCTGTTTTTCCTGGTGGCGTTTTTTGGTCTGGGGGCGGTAAAACAGCAGTTTTTCCCCGTCTCCGACCGGCCGGAAGTGTTATTGGAAGTGCAACTGCCCGAGGGCAGCACCATCGAGGCCACCAGCGCGGCGACCGCTAAAGTGGAGGAGTGGCTGAAGCGGCAGCCGGAAGCCAGACTGGTCACCTCTTACATCGGCCAGGGCGCGCCGCGGTTCTATCTGGCCATGTCGCCGGAATTGCCCGATCCCTCCTTCGCCAAGATCGTAGTACTCACCGAGAATGAACAGGCCCGGGAAACGCTCAAGTATCACGCCCGGCAGGCGGTGGCCGACGGATTGGCCCCCGAGGCGCGGGTGCGGGTCACGCAACTGGTATTCGGTCCCTACTCGCCGTTTCCGGTGGCGTTCCGGGTCATGGGGTCCGACAGGGAAATCGTGCGGGACATAGCCCGGCAGGTCCGGCAGGTAATGCTGGACAACACCTCCATGCGCCAGGTGAATACCGACTGGGGCGAGCGGGTGCCTACCGTCCATTTCGTGCTGGATCAGGATCGGCTGCAATCCTTCGGCCTCAGTTCCCAGAACGCCGCGCAACAATTGCAATTTTTACTGAACGGCGTGTCGGTTACCCAGGTTCGCGAGGATATCCGCACCGTTGAGGTAGTAGCACGCAGCGCCGGCGGCGAAAGGCTGGATCCGGCAAAACTCGGGGACTTCACCCTTACCGGCAGCCAGGGGCAGCGGATACCCCTTGAACAAATCGGTCATACAGACATCCGCATGGAGGATCCGATTATTCATCGCCGGGATCGCATGACCGCCATTACCGTGCGGGGAGATATTGCCGACGGTCAACAGCCGCCGGAAGTCGCGCTGCAAATCATCAAAAGCCTCCAGCCCATCATGGCTAAGCTGCCCGCGGGTTACCGCATTGAAACCGGAGCCGCTCTGGAAGAAGCGGGCAAGGCCAACACCGCGCTGGCCGCGATTTTCCCGTTAATGCTGATCCTGATGATGATTGCGATTATTTTCCAGGTGCGTTCGCTGTCGGCCATGGCCATGGTGCTGCTCACCGCGCCGCTGGCATTGGTGGGCGTGGTGCCGACGCTATTGCTGTTTAACCAGCCGTTCGGGTTCAATACCATTCTGGGCCTTATCGGGCTGGCGGGTATCATCATGCGCAATACCCTGATTCTCATAGGCCAGATACACAGCAACCAGCATGAGGGGCTAACGCCCTACGACGCGGTGGTGGAGGCCACGGTGCAGCGGGCGCGTCCGGTGATCCTGACGGCGCTGGCGGCGGTGTTGGCGTTTATCCCGCTGACCTTTTCGGTTTTTTGGGGTTCGCTGGCGTTTACCCTCATCGGCGGCACCATTGGCGGTACGGTGCTGACGCTGATTTTCCTGCCCGCGCTCTATGCCGCCTGGTTCCGCATTAAGCCGCCGATAAAAGCCGCCGTCTGA
- a CDS encoding efflux RND transporter periplasmic adaptor subunit: MFRNSSTFLVFVAVPLAFGLTACGQAQQPDPRTGSPLVRTAVVEEFSHAEKAYTGTVVARVQSELGFRVAGKVVRRLVDAGATVNRGQPLMQIDPADLALAAQAQTGAVMAARALAAQTSADERRYRTLVAKGVVSASAYDQAKAAADSARAQLNAAQAQEDVARHQAGYSVLTADDDGVVMETLAEPGQVVSAGQTVVKLAHAGPREAVVYLPETQRPLLGTTGQARLYGDRPMSGRATLRQLSDTADPQTRTFEARYVLSGAMVTAPLGATVTVALPDPGADGLVSVPLGALYDEGQGPGVWLVAGDKPKAVWRAVRLSGLTEESAILSGGLKPGDRFVALGAHLLHQDEAVRLADNGGAVK; this comes from the coding sequence ATGTTTCGCAATAGTTCCACCTTTCTGGTTTTTGTTGCCGTCCCCCTGGCGTTCGGCTTGACCGCCTGCGGCCAGGCCCAACAGCCGGATCCCCGCACCGGGTCGCCCCTGGTGCGCACCGCTGTGGTGGAGGAATTCAGCCACGCTGAAAAAGCCTATACCGGCACTGTGGTGGCCAGGGTGCAGAGCGAGCTGGGTTTTCGCGTCGCCGGTAAGGTGGTGCGGCGTCTGGTGGATGCCGGCGCGACGGTGAACCGCGGCCAGCCGCTGATGCAAATCGATCCCGCCGATTTAGCCCTGGCCGCCCAGGCGCAAACCGGCGCGGTGATGGCCGCCCGGGCGCTGGCGGCGCAAACTTCCGCCGACGAGCGGCGCTATCGGACGCTGGTGGCAAAGGGGGTGGTCTCCGCCTCCGCCTATGATCAGGCCAAGGCCGCCGCCGATTCGGCCCGTGCCCAGCTCAATGCGGCGCAGGCGCAGGAGGATGTCGCCCGCCATCAGGCCGGTTATTCGGTGCTGACCGCCGATGACGACGGCGTGGTGATGGAGACTCTGGCTGAACCGGGGCAGGTGGTCTCTGCCGGGCAAACCGTGGTGAAGCTCGCCCACGCCGGACCGCGGGAAGCGGTGGTGTACTTGCCGGAAACACAGCGGCCCCTCCTTGGCACCACCGGGCAGGCCAGGCTGTATGGCGACCGGCCCATGAGCGGCAGGGCGACGCTGCGCCAGCTATCCGATACCGCCGATCCGCAGACCCGCACCTTCGAGGCCCGTTATGTCCTGTCGGGAGCCATGGTTACCGCTCCCTTGGGCGCAACCGTCACCGTTGCCCTGCCCGATCCCGGCGCCGACGGATTGGTGAGCGTACCGCTGGGGGCGTTGTACGATGAAGGACAGGGGCCCGGCGTCTGGCTGGTGGCGGGGGATAAACCCAAAGCGGTATGGCGGGCGGTTCGGCTCTCCGGCCTGACGGAGGAGAGCGCCATTCTCTCCGGCGGCCTGAAACCCGGCGATCGTTTTGTCGCCCTCGGCGCCCATCTGCTGCATCAGGACGAAGCCGTGCGCCTGGCCGATAACGGCGGGGCGGTGAAATGA
- a CDS encoding TetR/AcrR family transcriptional regulator, producing the protein MNIKASPHAGVRGPADHSIRDQILLAADEHFSYYGYGKTTVSDLAKAIGFSKAYIYKFFDSKQAIGEAICHKCLSSLLDKVREALGEGSTAADGLRILFTTIAAGSTDLFFSDRRLYDIVIYSTGEKWPSSQEYERQVRELLKNILRQGRETGEFETRTPLDDQCRSIFLAMESFVNPLLLQHKLDGIPAAIDDLIKLVLRSLTP; encoded by the coding sequence ATGAATATAAAAGCATCCCCCCATGCCGGGGTTCGGGGTCCGGCGGACCATAGTATCCGCGATCAGATTCTGTTGGCGGCCGACGAGCACTTCAGCTACTACGGCTACGGCAAGACCACGGTGTCGGATCTGGCGAAAGCCATCGGTTTTTCCAAAGCCTATATTTATAAATTTTTCGATTCGAAACAGGCCATTGGCGAAGCTATCTGCCACAAATGCCTCAGCAGCCTGCTGGACAAGGTGCGGGAAGCGCTTGGGGAAGGCTCAACCGCCGCCGATGGGTTGCGCATCTTGTTTACCACCATCGCCGCCGGCAGCACCGATCTGTTTTTCTCCGATCGTCGGCTGTATGACATTGTCATTTATTCCACCGGAGAAAAATGGCCTTCATCCCAGGAATATGAGCGGCAGGTGCGGGAACTGCTGAAAAATATTCTCCGCCAGGGGCGGGAAACGGGTGAATTTGAAACGCGAACTCCTCTTGACGATCAGTGCCGCAGCATATTCCTGGCCATGGAGTCGTTTGTTAACCCCTTATTATTACAGCATAAACTTGACGGCATCCCCGCCGCCATTGATGATCTTATCAAGCTGGTACTGCGAAGCTTGACCCCGTAG
- a CDS encoding glycoside hydrolase family 15 protein, translating to MTQRRKTDAARPIGDHGIIGDLRTCALVAVDGTIDYFCWPDLDSPSIFTALLDSDAAGIFSLAPRWPDARRQQLYLPDTNILQTRWLDDAGVAEVTDYMPICDDPRQTPRIVRRLAVLQGEANFELRCGPVHDYARAATRAARHGDAVDFSAPGQPVLRLAAGVPLHIEGHAAVARFVLKAGESLEFVFGGAEDERVAAGDNLACFTATLQYWRNWCAAGNYKGRWREMVNRSALALKLLTSLRHGSIAAAATFGLPEHLGGERNWDYRASWIRDASFSVYALMRLGYTGEATSFIKWVARCLEHSQYQPDKLQVMYRLDSETDLPEEDLPHLSGYAGSTPVRIGNLAYRQVQLDIYGELMDAVYLANKYGEAISHRGWEHITKMIDHVCENWNQADAGIWEMRGEPRHFLHSRLMCWVAIDRALRLAAKRSLPMPYARWDQARTAIREDIWTHFWNKDLGHFTATRHGQDLDASMLLMPLFRFVGATDPDWLATLDAIKHSLVQDGLVRRYNNADTPSDPLPGDEGAFAACSFWYVECLARADRLEEAHFEFEKLLSYANPLGLYAEEFDRRGYALGNTPQALTHLALISAAFFLERKLNGGEPLWQP from the coding sequence ATGACCCAACGACGCAAAACCGACGCGGCGCGGCCCATAGGCGATCACGGCATTATCGGCGATTTACGCACCTGCGCGCTGGTCGCCGTTGACGGCACCATCGATTATTTTTGCTGGCCGGATCTCGATAGCCCGTCGATCTTCACCGCCCTGCTGGACAGCGATGCCGCCGGTATCTTCAGTCTTGCTCCACGCTGGCCCGATGCCCGGCGCCAGCAGCTTTATCTGCCGGATACCAATATCCTGCAAACCCGCTGGCTTGACGACGCCGGCGTGGCTGAAGTGACCGACTATATGCCGATCTGCGACGATCCGCGCCAAACGCCGCGGATCGTTCGCCGTTTGGCGGTATTACAGGGCGAGGCGAATTTTGAGCTGCGCTGCGGACCGGTGCATGACTATGCCCGCGCCGCCACCCGCGCCGCCCGTCATGGGGATGCGGTGGATTTCAGCGCGCCGGGACAGCCGGTGCTGCGTCTGGCGGCCGGCGTTCCGCTGCACATCGAGGGGCATGCCGCGGTGGCCCGCTTTGTACTCAAGGCCGGCGAGTCGCTGGAATTCGTTTTCGGCGGCGCCGAGGATGAGCGCGTGGCGGCGGGGGACAATCTGGCCTGTTTCACCGCCACCCTGCAGTACTGGCGAAACTGGTGTGCCGCCGGTAATTATAAAGGCCGCTGGCGGGAGATGGTGAACCGTTCAGCCCTGGCGCTGAAACTGCTGACCTCCCTGCGCCACGGTTCCATTGCCGCCGCCGCAACCTTCGGATTACCGGAACATCTTGGCGGCGAACGCAATTGGGATTATCGCGCCTCCTGGATCCGCGATGCCTCCTTTAGCGTCTATGCGCTGATGCGCCTGGGTTATACCGGAGAGGCGACCTCCTTTATCAAGTGGGTTGCCCGCTGTCTGGAGCACAGTCAGTACCAGCCGGATAAGCTGCAGGTGATGTATCGGCTGGACAGCGAAACCGACCTGCCGGAGGAGGATTTACCCCATCTGTCCGGCTATGCCGGCTCAACGCCGGTGCGCATCGGCAACCTGGCTTACCGGCAGGTGCAGTTGGATATCTATGGCGAACTGATGGACGCGGTGTACCTGGCCAATAAATACGGTGAAGCCATATCCCATCGAGGCTGGGAACATATCACCAAGATGATCGATCATGTGTGTGAAAACTGGAACCAGGCGGATGCCGGCATCTGGGAAATGCGCGGCGAGCCCCGGCATTTTCTGCATTCGCGCCTGATGTGCTGGGTGGCCATCGATCGCGCCCTGCGGCTGGCGGCGAAACGATCCCTGCCGATGCCCTATGCGCGCTGGGATCAGGCCCGCACGGCGATCCGCGAGGATATCTGGACCCACTTCTGGAATAAGGATCTGGGCCATTTCACCGCCACCCGCCACGGGCAGGATCTGGATGCGTCCATGCTGCTGATGCCGCTGTTCCGGTTCGTCGGCGCCACCGATCCCGACTGGCTTGCCACCCTGGACGCCATTAAACACTCCCTGGTGCAGGACGGGCTGGTCCGGCGCTACAACAATGCCGATACCCCCTCCGATCCGCTGCCCGGCGATGAGGGGGCGTTCGCCGCCTGCTCCTTCTGGTACGTGGAGTGCCTGGCCCGCGCCGATCGCCTGGAGGAAGCGCATTTTGAATTTGAAAAGCTGCTCAGCTATGCCAATCCCCTCGGGCTGTATGCCGAGGAGTTCGACCGGCGGGGATATGCCCTGGGCAATACGCCTCAGGCGCTGACCCACCTGGCCCTGATCAGCGCGGCATTTTTCCTGGAGCGCAAGCTGAACGGCGGCGAGCCGCTCTGGCAACCTTGA
- a CDS encoding aldose 1-epimerase, which yields MHNITLNNNELSLRCRLQGGALLNLATPDGVNILRPTINPLAPPGECALFPMLPMANRVEGNAFHWRGKRISLPSSPYDERFFLHGDGWLRPWTLEQRQPDSVTLALASVLPGVCRYDARLRYQLQGGTLLATLGITNTDDQPFPFGLGFHPFFTKTPAMTLWFEGNGYWPEREHHLPAPWRDTLPAGWNFSSPRVPGDKWINNAFSGWPGRAALHDALDGSIVTLSSSADILMVYQPDGSDFICLEPQTHPVNAHRQPGLPGLAILEPGESVTLAMQISRTVQQGAA from the coding sequence ATGCACAACATCACGCTGAATAATAACGAGCTTTCCCTGCGGTGCAGACTGCAGGGGGGCGCGCTGTTAAACCTCGCCACGCCGGACGGCGTCAATATTCTGCGGCCCACCATCAACCCCCTGGCGCCGCCGGGGGAATGCGCCCTGTTTCCCATGCTGCCCATGGCGAACCGGGTGGAGGGCAACGCTTTTCACTGGCGGGGCAAGAGGATAAGCTTGCCTTCGTCGCCCTACGATGAGCGCTTTTTTCTGCACGGCGACGGCTGGCTGCGGCCCTGGACTCTGGAGCAACGGCAGCCCGACTCGGTCACCCTGGCGCTGGCATCGGTACTGCCCGGGGTCTGCAGGTATGATGCCCGGCTGCGCTATCAGCTGCAGGGCGGGACGCTGCTGGCTACCCTCGGCATCACCAATACTGACGACCAGCCCTTTCCCTTCGGGCTGGGGTTTCATCCCTTTTTTACCAAAACCCCCGCCATGACGCTGTGGTTCGAGGGCAACGGCTATTGGCCGGAACGGGAGCACCATCTGCCTGCGCCCTGGCGTGATACGCTGCCCGCCGGGTGGAACTTTTCCTCACCCCGCGTGCCGGGGGATAAATGGATCAATAATGCTTTCTCCGGCTGGCCGGGCAGGGCGGCGCTCCATGATGCCCTTGACGGCTCCATCGTCACCCTGAGCAGCAGCGCCGATATACTGATGGTCTATCAACCTGACGGCAGCGATTTTATCTGCCTTGAACCGCAGACCCACCCGGTGAATGCCCATCGCCAGCCGGGATTGCCCGGCCTGGCCATACTGGAACCGGGTGAATCCGTGACGCTGGCCATGCAAATCAGCCGCACCGTCCAGCAAGGAGCGGCTTGA
- a CDS encoding sugar porter family MFS transporter, protein MKHKSQLNLAYVWSICLVAACGGLLFGYDWVVIGGAKPFYEAYFGITNPAQSGWAMSSALAGCVVGAIISGTLSDRFGRKLPLLLAAVLFTASAWGAATAHNFEVFVAFRIIGGIGIGLASALSPMYIAEVSPAEKRGTFVAVNQLTIVIGVLAAQLVNLMIAEPVAVNAGMAAIAQSWNGQMGWRWMFGSGAVPAVAFLILLFTVPESPRWLVKVGRFEKAEKVLVKIGNADYARTMLAEIRRSMDADDARRVRLPQLFARRVRPVMIIGIVLAVFQQWCGINVIFNYAQEIFASAGFDINDTLKSIVATGLINLIFTIIALPLVDKLGRRKLMLLGSLGLTIIYALIAAAYAFGIMGMPVLLLVLVAIAIYALTLAPVTWVLLSEIFPNRVRGMAMAVGTFSLWVACFLLTYTFPLLNAALGASGSFLLYGIICLAGFTFIWRKVPETKGVTLEALEQRFGDQAELDYAQHHAE, encoded by the coding sequence ATGAAACACAAAAGTCAGCTTAATCTTGCCTATGTCTGGTCTATTTGTCTGGTGGCCGCCTGCGGCGGTCTGCTGTTCGGTTATGACTGGGTGGTGATAGGCGGCGCCAAGCCGTTCTATGAAGCCTATTTCGGTATCACCAATCCGGCCCAGTCCGGCTGGGCGATGAGTTCAGCCCTGGCCGGCTGCGTGGTGGGGGCCATCATCTCCGGCACGCTGTCCGACCGTTTCGGCCGTAAACTGCCGCTGCTGCTGGCGGCGGTGCTGTTCACCGCGTCGGCCTGGGGAGCGGCCACGGCGCATAACTTCGAGGTGTTTGTGGCATTCCGGATTATCGGCGGCATCGGTATCGGCCTGGCGTCGGCACTATCCCCCATGTATATCGCCGAAGTCAGTCCGGCGGAAAAGCGCGGCACCTTTGTGGCGGTGAATCAACTGACCATCGTCATCGGCGTGCTGGCGGCCCAGTTGGTGAACCTCATGATAGCCGAGCCGGTTGCCGTTAATGCAGGCATGGCGGCCATTGCCCAGTCATGGAACGGTCAAATGGGCTGGCGCTGGATGTTCGGCTCCGGCGCGGTACCGGCGGTGGCGTTTTTGATTCTGCTGTTTACGGTGCCCGAATCCCCTCGCTGGCTGGTGAAGGTCGGCCGCTTCGAGAAGGCGGAAAAAGTGCTGGTCAAAATCGGCAACGCCGATTATGCCCGCACGATGCTGGCGGAAATTCGCCGCTCCATGGACGCGGACGATGCGCGGCGGGTCCGGTTGCCGCAGCTGTTCGCCCGCCGGGTCCGGCCGGTGATGATTATCGGTATCGTACTGGCGGTGTTCCAGCAGTGGTGCGGCATCAACGTTATCTTTAATTATGCCCAGGAGATCTTTGCTTCCGCCGGCTTTGATATCAACGATACGCTGAAGTCCATTGTCGCCACCGGCCTTATCAATCTTATCTTTACCATTATCGCTCTGCCGCTGGTGGACAAGCTCGGCCGCCGCAAGCTGATGCTGCTGGGTTCCCTGGGACTGACCATTATCTATGCCCTGATCGCCGCCGCCTATGCGTTCGGCATTATGGGTATGCCGGTGCTGTTGCTGGTACTGGTGGCCATCGCCATCTATGCCCTGACCCTGGCGCCGGTCACCTGGGTATTGCTGTCGGAAATTTTTCCCAACCGGGTACGCGGTATGGCCATGGCGGTGGGGACCTTCTCCCTCTGGGTGGCCTGTTTCCTGCTGACCTATACCTTCCCGCTGTTAAACGCCGCGCTGGGGGCCTCGGGCAGTTTCCTGCTGTACGGCATTATTTGCCTGGCCGGGTTTACCTTTATCTGGCGTAAAGTGCCGGAAACCAAAGGCGTCACGCTGGAGGCGCTGGAACAGCGCTTCGGCGACCAGGCGGAGCTGGATTATGCACAACATCACGCTGAATAA